A genomic region of Ovis aries strain OAR_USU_Benz2616 breed Rambouillet chromosome 20, ARS-UI_Ramb_v3.0, whole genome shotgun sequence contains the following coding sequences:
- the C20H6orf226 gene encoding uncharacterized protein C6orf226 homolog — MEPLGCRSESRPAPSPAESTPASVTLAQLLQLVQQGQELPGLERRQVAATLDEPTASRLPRRPKPWEAARSAEHPAPQFQTGDRRLADPPSGQRSRLEEPGSAVSEARCPLQL, encoded by the coding sequence ATGGAGCCTCTTGGTTGTCGGAGCGAGTCCCGCCCGGCTCCCTCGCCCGCCGAGTCAACCCCGGCCTCGGTGACACTTGCGCAGCTCCTGCAGCTGGTCCAGCAGGGCCAGGAACTCCCCGGCCTGGAGAGGCGCCAGGTCGCGGCGACCCTTGACGAACCCACGGCGTCCCGACTCCCGCGGAGACCCAAGCCCTGGGAGGCCGCGCGCTCCGCGGAGCACCCGGCGCCACAGTTCCAGACTGGGGACCGCAGGCTCGCCGACCCTCCGAGTGGGCAGAGGAGCcgcctggaggagcctggctcgGCCGTTTCTGAGGCTCGATGTCCTTTGCAGCTGTGA